In one Bdellovibrionota bacterium genomic region, the following are encoded:
- a CDS encoding OmpA family protein has protein sequence MKLIGLFALLLLLSSCAAKNIAVQGLPSPEQSPKNKEATVLVMTERVFNFAPNSSELEAEDQKSFQTIISDILKNQKKYHRIEIIGHSDQTGTEDDNLDISKERALAILEAMKDSGIDRKKIRTSWLAGTEPVEEARESSVNRRVEIRLFVSKNNF, from the coding sequence ATGAAACTAATTGGGTTATTTGCACTTTTATTACTCCTTTCTTCATGTGCGGCGAAAAATATCGCAGTTCAAGGGCTGCCTAGTCCTGAACAAAGCCCCAAAAACAAAGAAGCGACTGTTTTGGTTATGACTGAAAGAGTTTTCAATTTTGCTCCTAATTCTTCAGAGTTAGAAGCGGAAGACCAAAAGTCTTTCCAAACAATTATTTCAGACATTCTCAAAAACCAAAAAAAATACCATCGTATAGAAATCATCGGTCATAGTGACCAGACAGGTACAGAAGACGATAATTTAGATATTTCAAAGGAACGTGCCTTGGCTATTCTAGAAGCCATGAAAGACTCTGGTATTGATCGTAAGAAGATCAGAACGTCATGGCTTGCAGGAACTGAGCCTGTGGAAGAAGCTAGGGAATCTTCTGTAAATCGCAGAGTAGAAATTCGCCTTTTTGTATCAAAAAATAATTTTTAA
- a CDS encoding YdcF family protein, whose translation MFILGLLVLVLVTEYIVYYFGRDVNFQNPELIVVLGCGDRVSSPLLNDRLEAAVRAYIAFPGIPILLTGDEKNKNEISAMSKYLRGRLPKANILLDPNSLNTWDSFVYIKNNFSKAHLLVVTNEFHQKRAIFFAKILKLTAKSYGKDLNFSNNWYLFIRERLARLLIYKHLVISSHKKSQA comes from the coding sequence ATGTTTATTTTAGGATTACTGGTACTCGTTTTGGTTACAGAATATATCGTTTATTATTTTGGAAGAGACGTGAACTTTCAGAATCCTGAACTTATTGTCGTCTTAGGCTGTGGTGATCGTGTGAGTAGTCCTTTGTTGAATGATAGATTGGAAGCTGCAGTTCGTGCGTACATCGCATTTCCTGGTATTCCTATTCTTCTTACCGGTGATGAAAAGAATAAAAATGAAATCTCGGCCATGTCAAAATATTTAAGAGGGAGGCTGCCAAAAGCAAATATCCTTCTTGATCCTAATTCTCTAAACACATGGGATTCTTTTGTTTATATAAAAAATAATTTTTCAAAAGCTCATTTATTAGTAGTGACTAATGAATTTCATCAAAAGAGAGCAATCTTCTTTGCTAAGATCCTTAAGCTAACAGCCAAAAGCTATGGAAAAGACTTAAATTTTTCAAACAACTGGTATCTTTTCATAAGAGAGAGGCTTGCAAGGTTGCTGATATATAAACACTTAGTGATATCAAGCCACAAAAAATCACAAGCTTAG